A stretch of DNA from Streptomyces spiramyceticus:
CGCCCGGCGTGCCGTCCACGGCCCACACCTTCGGTTCGGGGTGCTTGACCGTCACAGTGGGGCCACTGAGCATCTTCGTCCCCGTGCCGCTCTGGTTGGTCAGCGGGGCGACGATGGTGACGTCGTGCCCGGCGGCGGTCAGCCGCTGGAACGCCGTACGGATGCCGGGCGCGTTGTAGCCGTCGTCATTGGTGAGCAGGATTCGCAGCGGACCGGCCGGTACGGACTGCGGCGTGGCAACTGCGGGCGCAGTCCCGGCAAGGGCGGGCGTACACAGCAGCAGGGCAGCCAGCGGCAGAACGCGATGACGTCTCACAATGTGCTCCTTCGAGAAGGTGGGAGGGGGAACCGGCGGGCGTACGAGCCTTGACGCGCGCCGGGGGAGGGGGAGAGCAGGACAGGTCAGCGCACGCTGCGGATCGGGAGGATGGCCAGGGCTCCGACCAGGGAGAGCGCGCCGCCGACGAGGAACAGCGCGGTGTACCCGCCCAGGGCGGTGACGATCGCGGAGGCGACGAACGGGGCGATGATCTGCGGGCCCGCGTTGGCGATGTTGAGTACGCCCATGTCGCGGGCGGCGTCCTCGGCCCGGGGGAGCACCAGGGTGACCAGTGCGGTGTCCACCGCCATGAAGCAGCCGAAAGCCAGGCCGTTGAGCGCGCTGAATACGAGCATCCCGGTCCAGGTGGGGCTGATGACGGGGACGGCCATGACCAGTCCGGCGAGCGCGGCCGAGACGCCGACGAACACCTTCCGTCGGTCCAGACGGTCGGACAGCATTCCGCCGACCACCGTCGATACGGCCATCGCGGCCATCGACACCGGGGTGAGGATCGCCATCGCCGCGGCCGCGTTCATCCCGGCGGGCAGTGCGATGTGGTCGTCCAGGATGTACAGCTGATAGCCGACGACGGAGAAGTAGCCGAGGACCATCAGGGCCCGGCCGATGAACGCCCACCGGAAGTCGTGATGGGACAGGGCGGAAAGGAACGCGGCGAACTGCTCGCGCCGGGGGACGGCCGGAGCGGGAGCCGGGCGTGGAACGTCGCGACAGAAGGTCGTCAGCAAGGCGGCCGCCCCTGCCACGATCGCGCCGAACACCAGGTAGCCCATGGTCAGTTGATCCGCGGTCTGCGATGCGATCAGCACACCGACGGTGCCGCCGATCGGAAGCGCAAGGCCGACGAGAGCGGAAGCGGTACCGCGACGGGCGGCCGGGATCCGGTCCGGCACCACCGCGGTCACGGCGGCCTGGTAGACGTTCATCGTGGCCTGCACCAGGCACCAGCCGATGCCCACGAGCAGCGCGGTGTGCACATTGCCCAGGAACGCCAGCCCCGCCAGCGAGGCCAGGGCGCCGCCAATGATCCACGGGTTCCGTCGGCCGGTCCGGTCCGACAAGGCGCCGGCGATCGGGTTGAAGGCGGTCGCGAAGACCGCGCTCACACCGCCGACCACGCCCAGAACGGCGACTTTGTTCGCGGGGTCGATCGCCGCGATCTGGGTGGGCAGCAGCACTGCGCCGACACCCATATAGACGGCCAGCATGGAGGCGTTGGCCACCAGGAGCAGCAGCATGAGCCCCCGCTGCTTGGGGTCCTTAGTCGCGGCGTGCGGGCCGCGCGGCCGGATCAGTTTGAGGGAGGACATGTCGACTCCTCGGGGGACGGAGCGGAGAGGTGAGGGGCCGCGGGACGTGGGGTCGCGGCGGCTGCGCCGATCGGAATCGGCGGGCAGGGGGATGGGGCGAGAGCGGTCGGTTACACGTGTTACCACCGCGGTGAAGCCCTGTGTAGCACTCATGGCGGCCACGCGCCAGACTTCAATACGAACCAGCAGGCGGATCGTGACGACGGAGGCCGGCGGTAAGGGGTCGGTAGCCGGTCGCGCATTACGTGCTATTGACGGTCGCAAATGACGCGACATACCGTCGGTGGCTGACCATCTGCGACAGGGCACGAGCCCGGCTGACCGAGAGGGAAACTCATGGGTAATGCCCAGAACCAGGCTTCACCCGTTGTGGAACTGCCTGCCGGCCTGCTGCAAGGCATCACCGAACGCGGCGTCACCGTCTTCAGAGGGGTGCCCTATGCCGAGCCCCCCGTCGGCGCCCTCAGATGGCGCCCGGCGCAGCTGCACACCGGCTGGAGCGGAATGCGGGATGCGACCGCCGACGGTCCCAGTGCGCCACAGATGTACATGGAAGGCGGCGACCCCGTACTCGGAGGCCACGGCTCGCCGCCGTTCGACGACGACTGTCTGACACTCAACGTGTGGACCCCGTCGGCCGACGACGCGCCCCGGCCGGTGCTGGTCTGGATCCACGGTGGCGGATTCGTCTCGGGTTCCGGCTCGCTGCCCAACTACTCCGGCGAGACCTTCGCGCGCAACGGAGATCTCGTGGTCGTCAGCATCAACTACCGCATCGGGCCGCTCGGTTACCTCTACTTCGGTACAGAAGGCGGCGGTGAGGAAGAGGGCGGCGAGGTGCAGCCGGGGAACTTCTGGCTCACTGATCAGGTTGCCGCGCTGCGGTGGGTGCACGACAACATCGCGCACTTCGGCGGAGACCCCGACTGTGTCACCGTCGCAGGCCAGTCGGGCGGCGCGGTGTCCATTGCGGCGCTGACGGCGCATCCCGAGGCCCAGGGCCTCTTCCGGCGCGTCATTCTGCAGAGCCCGCCCTTCGGCCTGCATATCCCCACTCCTGCTGAATATCTGCCGCGCACCGCCGCGTATCTGCGGATCGCAGGAGTGAAGGACGTCGACGAACTGCGCGGCCTGCCGTGGCCCCGGCTCGTCGAGGCGGCCGGAGGGCTGTTCGGGGAGACCATGCGGTGGGGCTATTGGCCGACGCCATTCCTGCCCGTGCGCGACGATGTGACGCTGAGTCGCCACCCCGCCGAAACGCTGCTCCACGGCGCGGCCACCGACCTCGACGTGATGATCGGCTGGACCCGGGAGGAGGCCAATTTCGGGTTCGCCCTCGACGAGGGATACGACAAGGCGACCAAGGCTCAGGTGATCGAAAGAATCGCGGAGACCTTCCCGGAGAATGCGGCCGACGTGTACGCCTCGTACGCGCGAGCCCGGCCCGGCGCCCGGCCGGTGGACGTACTCATGGACCTGATCTCCGACGAGCTCTTCCGTGTTCCCTGCGTGGAGCTGGCCGAGGCGAGGGCGGAGCTGGGGCGCCCGGTGTGGGCGTACCAGTTCGACTTCCCGACCCCCGCGCACCAGGGGCGGCTCGCCGCCGCGCACTGCCTGGAACTGCCCTTCGTCTTCGACAACTTCGACAAGTGGTCACACGCGCCCTTCCTGGCCGGGATCGATCCGGCGGTCCGCGACGGCCTGGCGCACGCCATGCACCGGGCGTGGATCGCGTTCGTACGCACCGGAGATCCCAATCACCCGGACCTGCCCGCCTGGGGCCGTTACGAAAGGCCGTCCCGCACGACCATGCGGTTCGACTCCGTCACTGCCGCTGTCGGCGATCCGGCCGGAGATTCGCGCCGACTGCATCGGCGGGCGATGCGGTAGGACACCTGGTGCGATTACGCCTGCGCTGTTACGCGTGTAACCTTGAGAGGGAAGCCGGTCAGTCGACCGTCGGAATCGATCAAGGACATCATGGCCAGAGACACGACCGCCGCGGCGACCGTCACCAGCGCGGATGTGGCCCGCCTGGCGGGGGTGTCCCGCGCCACGGTGTCCTTCGTCCTCAACGACACGCAGGCGCACCGGGTCAGCGATGCCACCCGCGCCCGTGTGCTGGACGCGGCCAGACAGCTCGGGTACGTACCGCACGCGGCCGCCCGTTCCCTGCGCGCGGGACGCAGCAATCTGGTGCTGATGCCCACCTCGGTCTCGGCGATCGGCCGACTGGTCAGCAACTGGGTGGACGACCTGCACAGCGAACTCGACCGCCAGGGCTATACCGCGGTGCTCCATGCCGGCCGGTTCCCCGACGCGGTCACCGCCGCCCGGGCCTGGGCAGAACTGCGGCCGGCGGCCGTGCTGGCCATGGACGGCGACCGCTTCACCGCGCAAGCGGCCGACCTGCTGCGCCGGGCCGGTGTGCGCGGCCTCCTCGCCTTCGCCGCCCGGCCTGTCGCAGGCGCCCACACGGTCGCCTTCGACCACAGCAGCATCGGTGCGGTGGCCGTCGAGCACCTCGTCGCCCGCGGGCGACGCAGGATCGGGGTGGTCATGCCGCAGGAGCGAGGCCTCGACGCGTTCGCCGGGCCACGGCTGGCGGGCGCGGAGGGTGTCGCCGCGCGCCATATGGCAACGGTCACCGCGGTGGACCTGGCATACACCCGGGAGTCCGCCACGGAGCTGGCCCGGCGCTGGCGGAACCTGGACCTGGACGCCGTATTCGCCTACAACGACGAGTACGCCGCTCTGTTGATGCGCGCGCTGCAGAACGAAGGCATTGCCGTACCGGACGATGTGGCCGTCGTCGGATCGGACGACCTCGTGCCTTCCGCCCTGGAGCAGCCCGCGCTCACCACCGTACGGCTGGAGCTGCCGTCGCCCGCGCTCATCGCCGACACCGTGCACGAGCTGATCGAGCGGGGTACGGCGCCCGCCCTCGACGGCGTGGAAGCCGTCCTCGTCCACCGGAAATCCTCCTGAGCGCATGAGCGGGCCTGGTCTCAGGCGCGGGAGATGCCGCTCTCTCGCGCCTGAGATGGGCCAGGCGCCTCTGCGGTGAGCGCCTTTCAGCCTCAGCTGGCCCTCAGTTGGTCCTCAGCCGGTCAGATGGCGGGCGAGGAAGGCCGTGCTCGCGGTGACGATCGGCGTGATGTCGGCGGCGCCGAGGAAGATGTGATCCGCGCCGTCCACGGGCTGGAGGGTGACGTCACCGCCGGCGCCCTTGAGCGCGCCGGCGAGCACCTCGCTCTGGCTGTAGGGCACGAGGGCGTCCTGCGTTCCGTGGACGAGGAGGAACGGCGGGGGAGTCCGGCCGTTCTGCGCGTACGTGACGGGGCTGGCGGCGCGTGCCAGCTCCGGCCACTGGTCGGCGGATCCGCCCAGCAGCGCGCTGAACGGATTGGGGTACTCCGTACCGGCCGGGGACGGCGGCATGGGATGCGCAAGCAGTGAGTTCAGTTCGGAAACTCCGTACCAGTCGACGACGGCCCGGACGTCGCTGGGCTCGTCGTGCACTCCTGTACTGCCCTCCAGGGCCTCGCCGTTCGGGCTGTCGGGGCAGGTGAGCCCCGCTAGCGCGGCCAGGTGGCCGCCGGCCGACTCGCCCCAGACGCCGATACGGCTCGTGTCGATGCCGAAGGTGTCGGCGAATCGCCGGATGTAGCGGATCGCCGCCTTCACGTCGTGCAGCTGCGCCGGGAACGGAGCCTCCAGGCTGTGCCGGTAGTCGATGCTGACGAGGGCGAGACCGGCTCCGAGGACGGAATCGTGCAGCAGCTCGACCGGAACGGTGGGCGGAGGATAGCGCCGGTCGCCCTCCAGCCAGCCCCCGCCGTGGATCCATATGACGGCCGGAACCGGTCCGTCGCCCGCGGGCAGGTGTACGTCGAGCAGACGGGGCCGGTATCCGGGAGTGGTCGCGTAGGTGACCCCATGGAAGCGGCGGATGCCGTCCTCGCCCACCACGGGAGGAACAGGGGCGAGGTAGGGGGGTGGCGGCCACCCTGTGTCGAGCTCGGCCGGAAGGGATTGAGTCATGTCCGCCTCTTTCCAATCAGATTGACCACAGTGACCACATTGACCACATTGACCACGGGACGGTGCCGCTGAGGAGGCCGTACGCACGCCGCGGGGTTTTGAGGGCCTCGGGATGTTTGTCCGAAATGCCTTGTGCTTGCCCGAGGGGGCACCTAGGATGTTACACGTGTAACAACCGCCCCCGCGACACTTGAGCAGGCCAAATGCAGCCACTTGCCGGCCTGGCTCTTCCGCTGATTACACGAGCTGTCTCCGCCGTCGGCGTCGTCGCCTTCCCTCCGGAGTCCGTCATGGTCACCGTCACCGCTCGACCAGTCCCTGTCCGGTCCTCTGTCCACTGGGCCCCGAAGCCGACCACGGCCACCGTTCCGCGCATCCGGACGTGCGTGCGTGCCGTTCTCGAAGGCTGGCGCATATCCCCCACCGTCGCCGACGCCCTGCTGTTGGTCGTCAGCGAACTTGTCACCAATGCCGTCCAGTACGCCGACGCTGTCACCGATCGCCTGCGCGTCACCGTGACGTTCGGTGGTGGATGGCTGCAGCTCGAAGTCGCCGACGGCGATCCGGCCCTGCCGGGCGCGGGGGCGGAAGTTGATCCCGATTCGGAGAGCGGTCGCGGGCTGATGATCGTCCATCTGCTGGTTGCCGAGATGTGCGGCGAGGTCGCTGCGCTGCCGTGTGGTCGCGGCAAGGCGGTCCGGGTGCGTATCCCTGCCTCCTGATCAGGCCTTTCGCTCGGCGGCTGCCGACGCGCCTCGCCGGCTCTCCGGGTGGCGTCGCTCAGATCTCGATGTGGCGCACTATTGACGGTCGTCAGATTATCGAGATACTTGCTCCACTCTCCCCGCTGCCCCGAGATTGAGGTGCCGCCCCATGGAGCTGTCCCCTTCCGCGCACGCCGATTCCTTCTGCCGCGATCGGCTTCCGCCTTTCCCTCTCTGGCCCGAACTCCACTTCGACCTGCCGGAGTTGCAGTATCCGGCCCGGCTCAACTGCGCCCAGCGACTGCTCGACGACGCCGTCGCGCGCTGGGGAGCCGACCGTCCGTGTCTGCTGACCCCCTCCTCCGGGCGGTGGTCCTACGGAGAACTCCTGCGCCGCGCCAACCAAGTGGCCCAGGTCCTCACCGAGGACTTCGGCCTGCTTCCCGGAAACCGTGTCCTGCTGCGCGGCCCGAACAACCCGTGGCTCGTCGCAACCTGGCTCGGGGTGCTCAAGGCCGGCGGGGTCGTCGTCACGACCATGCCGCTGCTGCGTGCCGCTGAAATCGCGGAACTGCACTACATCAGCCGGCCCTCGGTCGCCGTGTGCGACCACCGCTATCTCGACGAACTGGACGCCGCGGACACGCCCGGTCTCGCGGTGCTTGCGTACGGCGGCCCCGGCGAGCACGACCTGACCCGGCGCAGTGCGGCCAAGGACGGCGAGTTCACCAACGTCGACACGGCCGCCGACGATGTGGCACTGATCGCCTTCACCTCCGGTACGACGGGGCGGCCCAAGGCGACAATGCATTTCCACCGGGACGTGCTGGCCAATGCGGACACGTTCTCGCGTCATGTCCTCAAACCTCAGCATGATGACGTGTTCACCGGCACACCGCCCCTGGCCTTCACCTTCGGCCTCGGCGGACTGGTCGTCTTCCCACTCCATGTGGGTGCTGCGACCTTGCTCATCGAGCAGGCCGCCCCGCGTCAACTGGCGGACCTCGTGGCGGAACACGGCGTCACCGTGCTGTTCACCGCCCCCACCGCCTACCGCGCGATCATGGCCGCCGGAGTGGTGGACCGACTGGCGGGACTGCGCCGGTGCGTATCCGCCGGAGAAGCACTGCCCGCGGCCGTGTGGGAGGAGTTCCACGCCGCCACCGGACTGCGCATCATCGACGGCATCGGTGCCACCGAGATGCTCCATGTGTTCATCTCCGCGGCCGACGACGACATACGTCCCGGATCCACGGGCAGGCCAGTCCCCGGCTACCGGGCGGTGGTGGTGAACGGGGAAGGCGATCCCGTGCCCGACGGGCAGCCCGGCCTCCTTGCCGTCACCGGCCCCACGGGCTGCCGCTATCTGTCGGACCCCCGCCAGACGACGTACGTCAAGGACGGCTGGAACCTCACCGGTGACACGTATATACGCGACGCCGAGGGCTACTTCTGGTATGTCGCCCGCAGTGACGACATGATCGTCTCCTCCGGCTACAACATCGCCGGTCCCGAGGTCGAGAAGGCACTGGCGTCCCACCCTCATGTCGAGGAGTGCGCCGTCGTGGGCGCACCGGACGACCGGCGCGGAATGCTCGTCAAGGCGTATGTGGTCTTGCGACCCGGCGTTACCGACGACGACGTGACCGTCAAGGAACTGCAGAACCACGTCAAGCAGACCATCGCGCCGTACAAGTACCCGCGCGCCGTCGACTTCGTCACCGAACTGCCGCGCACCAGCAACGGAAAGCTCCAGCGCGGCGAACTGCGCAAGCAAGCCCGGACGACGGCCGATTAGTACGCGGCCCTGCCCCTACGGCCCGGCCTTCCGCACTCGCCACCGCTCGCTCCCACGCCCCACGAAAGGCACCACCATGGAGAAAGGCACCACCATGGACACTTCCGGCCCGCAGTCGGCAGCTTCCCCGGCGAACAGCCGAGCTGAGGTCACGCCGCAGAACCTGCCCAGCGTCGTCATCGAGCGCCGCGTCGAGTGGATCGACACCGATGCGGCCGGGCACTACCACCACTCCACCGTGGTGCGCTGGGTCGAGTCGGCAGAGGCTGTCCTCCTGCGGCGCCTGGGGCTGGCCCATCTCTTCGGCAGCACGCCCCGCGTCCGGTTCGAGGCCGATTACCGCGCGCGGCTGTGGTTCGGCGAGACCGTCCGCACCGAGCTGCGTGTCACCAAGGTGGGGACCAGCTCCCTCCATTACGCCTTCACCGTCCGGGGCGAGAGCGAGGAGGCTGCCGCCACCGGGCGCATGGTCATCGCACACGCGGCCGCCCGCGCCACCGGGTCCGTGCCCTGGCCCGACGACGTACGTGAGGTCCTCACCAAGGCGGGGCCGCAGACGTCAGAGCTCCTCACCAGCGGCTGACCCCTGCCGGTATCTCGCTATCTTGACGGTCGTAGAATTTACGGCATATCTTGTTCCTGGAACCACATGAGGAGGACGCCGTGCGCGTAGCAGTCATCGGAGGAGGGCCCGGCGGGCTGTACTTCGCGGCCCTGGCCAAGCAGCTCTCCCCGCGATGGGACGTCACCGTCTGGGAGCGCAACGCGGCGGACGACACCTTCGGATTCGGGGTCGTGTTCTCCGACGAGACACTCGACGGCATTGCGCAGGCCGACCCGGAGATCTTCGAAGCGATGTCCGCGGACTTCGCCCGCTGGAGCGACATCGACGTCCGTTACAAGGGTCGTCTGCTCACCTCCGGCGGCCATGGGTTCGCCGCGCTGGGGCGCAAACACCTGCTCCAGATCCTTCAACAGCGGTGCGCCGCCCTGGATGTGGACGTCCGATTCCGCACCCAGGCACCGCCGGTGGGTGAACTCACCGACACGTACGACCTGGTGGTCGCCTGCGACGGAGTGCGGTCGGCCACGCGTGACGCGTACGCCGGCACGTTCGGACCCGATCTCGACGAGCGGCACTGCCGCTACATGTGGCTCGGTACGGACAAAGTCTTCGAGGCCTTCACCTTCATCGTCGACGAACACGACTTCGGCACCCTGCAGGTGCACGCCTATCCGTTCGACACCACGCGCAGCACCTTTATCGTCGAGATCGACGAGGAGGCCTGGCGTCGCGCGGGCTTCGAGACGTACGCCGCCCGGGACCACCCCGCCGGCACCAGCGACGAGGACAGCATCCGGCTGTGCGAGGAACTGCTCGCTCCGCACCTCGACGGACACCGTCTGATCCCCAACAACTCCAAGTGGATCCGCTTCACGACCGTACGCAACCGGACCTGGCGCCACGGCAATGTGGTGCTGCTCGGGGACGCCGCCCACACCGCCCACTTCTCCATCGGCTCCGGCACCAAGCTCGCCATGGAGGACTCACTGGCCCTGGTCGCCTGCCTGCATGAACACCCCGACGTGCCCACGGCGCTCGCCGCGTACGAAGCGGAGCGCAGGCCGGTCGTCGAATCCACCCAGCGCGCGGCCCAGGCCAGCCTGGAGTGGTTCGAGAACATCGACCGTTATACCGGGCAGGACCCTCACCAGTTCGCGTTCAACCTGCTGACCCGCAGCCGCCGCGTCACCTACGACAATCTGCGCGTACGGGACGAGGAGTTCACCACCGCCGTCGACTCCTGGCACACGGCGGAGCACGCCCGGGCCGCGTCCGTCGTCGGCTCCACCGGCGCCACCCATTCCACGGTCTCCGCCGTTCCGCCGATGTTCCGCCCCTTCCAGCTGGGCGGCCTGCGTCTGTACAACCGCGTCGTTGTGCCGCCGACCGCCCTGTACACCGCACGCGACGGCGTCCCGGGTGACTTCGAACTCGTCCATCTGAGCACCCGGGCCCTGGGCGGCTCCGGCCTCGTATTCGCCGGAATGACGGCGGTGAGCCCCGAGGGGCGTGCCACACCCGGATGCCCCGGCCTGTACACCGACGAACAAGAGGCCTCCTGGCGGCGGATCACCGACTTCGTCCACCGTCAGTCGGGTGCCTGCCTGGGGATCCAGCTCACCCACGCCGGCCGCCGCGCGGCCACCACCACACCCCGCGCGGACGGCACAAGCACCCCCCTGGGCGCGGCTGGTTGGCCACTGGTCGCCTGCTCGCCCGTCGCCTGGGAGCAGGCCAGTACGGTCCCGCGCGAAGCCACCCGCGCGGACATGGACCGCATCACCTACGACTTCGTCTCCGCAGCCGAGCGCGCCCATCGCGCCGGATTCGACGCCCTTGAACTGCAGTACGGCCACGGCCACTTGATATCCGGCTTCCTCTCGCCACTGACCAACCGGCGCACCGACTCCTACGGTGGAACTCTCGCGGGCCGACTGCGTTTCCCGCTCGACGTCCTACGGGCGGTACGCGCCGTCTGGCCCGTCGGCAAGGCGCTGATCGTCCGTATCTCCGCGGCCGACTGGGCCGAGGGGGGCACGAGCGAAGCGGACGCGGTCGCCATCTCGCGGGCCCTGGCCGAAGCGGGAGCGGACGCCGTGGACATCTCCACCGGTGAGGTCGTCGCCCACGAGCGGCCCCGGTACGGGCGCAGCTATCAGACGCCCTACGCCGATCTGGTGCGCAACGCCACGAACATTCCCACCATCGCCGTCGGTGCCATCTCCAGCTACGACGACGTCAACTCGATCATCCTCGCCGGCCGGGCCGATCTGTGCGCCGTCGGCCGCGCCCAGCTCCACGACCCGCTGTGGACCCTGCACGCGGCGGCAGCCCAGAACTACACGGGACCGGGCGCCCCCTGGCCTCCGTCCTGGAGGGCAGGCAGCAAACGGCCCCCCGGCGCCCGCAGCGACCGCGTCCCACCCCGACTCCAGCTGCTCCGTGAACCTTCCGCCCCTGTCCACCAGCGTTGGCAGCCGCACACCGACGCCACGGCACCTGTCGCCGCACCCGCCACCGCATCCGCGTCGGCAACCGTCCGCTGACCTGGAGGAACCGGAGATCCGATGGAGAACCTGCCCCGCTTCACCGCTGCGGCCGTCCAGGCGTCCCCCGTCTATCTGGACGCCGCAGCAACCGTCGAAAAGGCCGTCGCACTCATCCACGAGGCATCGGCCAACGGCGCCGAACTTGTCGTCTTCCCCGAGGCGTTCGTCCCCGGCTACCCGTACTGGAACTGGACCATGAACCCGGTCCAGGGCTCACCCTGGTACGAACGCCTCTACCGCTCCTCGATCGACGTCCCCGGCCCGCACGTGGACGCGCTGCGCGCCGCGGCACGCCAGTACGGCGTCGTCCTCGTCATCGGTGTCAACGAGCGGGGTCCGCACAGTCTCGGCGTCCTCTACAACACCCTGCTCACCATCGGCCCGGACGGCGAACTTCTTGGCATACACCGCAAGTTGGTGCCCACATGGGCCGAGAAACTCACCTGGACCGGAGGTGACGGGAGCTCCCTCAAGGTCCACCCCACCCCCATCGGGCCGCTCGGCGCCCTGGCCTGCGGCGAGAACACGAACACCCTTGCCCGCTTCACCCTCCTCGCACAGGGCGAGCTCGTCCACGCCTCCTGCTACATCGCGTTGCCTGTCGCTCCCGAGGACTACGACATGGCCGACGCCATCGCGGTCCGTACCGCCGCCCACAGTTTCGAGGGCAAGGTCTTCTCTGTCGTGTCCTGTTCGACGATCTCCCCGGAGATCGTGGACACCATCGCGGGTGACGACGAGGACGTACGGCGCATGCTCGCCCGGCCCCGCAGCGCACTCTCCGGGATCTTCGGCCCGGACGGCCGCCCCGTCACCGAACCGCTCATCGACGACGACGGCATCGTGTACGCCGAAATCGACCTGGCCAAGTGCATCCAGCCCAAGCAGATGCACGACATCGTCGGCCACTACAACCGCTTCGACATCTTCCAGCTCCACGTCGACACCCGGCCGCGCACCCCGGTGACCTTCTCGACCGACGCGCCGCCCACGAAGGAGGAAGCATGACCACCGAGAACGACGACACCATGCTGGGACGGGCGCGTGTGTCCGACACCCCCGAACTGACCGCCTACTACGGCGAACTCGCCGAACTGCAGGCCGGCGCGCTGTGGACCGTCGCCAACGACATCGAGCCCTGGTACCCGCAGCCCAAGTCCGTCCCCGTCCTGTGGCGCTACGACGAACTGCGTCCGCTGGTCCACAAGGCGCTCGACCTGGTCAAGGCCGACGACGCCGGCCGACGTGTCGTCATGCTCGTCAACCCCGGCCGCAAGGACGTCAGCGCCGCCGCCGGACTCCTCTACACCGGGCTGCAGATCATGGGCCCCGGCGAGGCCATGACCGCCCACCGTCACCAAGCGGCCGCCCTGCGCTTCGTCCACGAAGGCACCGGCGCGTGGACCGTCGTGGACGGACAGAAGCTCAAGGTGGGCGCCGGCGACTTCGCCATCACTCCCAACGGAACCTGGCACGAACACGGCAACGACTCGGCCGACGCGCCCGTCATCTGGCAGGACGGGCTCGACATTCCCCTGGTCAACGCCCTGGACGCCGGCTTCTACGAGGTCCACCCCGACCTGTACCAGACACCCGGGAAGGTCATCAATTCGTCGGTCCTCACCTACGGCGCGAACCTTCTGCCGTACGGCGTGGACAAGTGGACCCGGCCGTACTCGCCACTGCTGGCCTTCCCGTGGGAGCAGACCTACGAGGCCCTGCGCAACCTGGCCA
This window harbors:
- a CDS encoding LacI family DNA-binding transcriptional regulator, which translates into the protein MARDTTAAATVTSADVARLAGVSRATVSFVLNDTQAHRVSDATRARVLDAARQLGYVPHAAARSLRAGRSNLVLMPTSVSAIGRLVSNWVDDLHSELDRQGYTAVLHAGRFPDAVTAARAWAELRPAAVLAMDGDRFTAQAADLLRRAGVRGLLAFAARPVAGAHTVAFDHSSIGAVAVEHLVARGRRRIGVVMPQERGLDAFAGPRLAGAEGVAARHMATVTAVDLAYTRESATELARRWRNLDLDAVFAYNDEYAALLMRALQNEGIAVPDDVAVVGSDDLVPSALEQPALTTVRLELPSPALIADTVHELIERGTAPALDGVEAVLVHRKSS
- a CDS encoding carboxylesterase/lipase family protein, giving the protein MGNAQNQASPVVELPAGLLQGITERGVTVFRGVPYAEPPVGALRWRPAQLHTGWSGMRDATADGPSAPQMYMEGGDPVLGGHGSPPFDDDCLTLNVWTPSADDAPRPVLVWIHGGGFVSGSGSLPNYSGETFARNGDLVVVSINYRIGPLGYLYFGTEGGGEEEGGEVQPGNFWLTDQVAALRWVHDNIAHFGGDPDCVTVAGQSGGAVSIAALTAHPEAQGLFRRVILQSPPFGLHIPTPAEYLPRTAAYLRIAGVKDVDELRGLPWPRLVEAAGGLFGETMRWGYWPTPFLPVRDDVTLSRHPAETLLHGAATDLDVMIGWTREEANFGFALDEGYDKATKAQVIERIAETFPENAADVYASYARARPGARPVDVLMDLISDELFRVPCVELAEARAELGRPVWAYQFDFPTPAHQGRLAAAHCLELPFVFDNFDKWSHAPFLAGIDPAVRDGLAHAMHRAWIAFVRTGDPNHPDLPAWGRYERPSRTTMRFDSVTAAVGDPAGDSRRLHRRAMR
- a CDS encoding AMP-binding protein; the encoded protein is MELSPSAHADSFCRDRLPPFPLWPELHFDLPELQYPARLNCAQRLLDDAVARWGADRPCLLTPSSGRWSYGELLRRANQVAQVLTEDFGLLPGNRVLLRGPNNPWLVATWLGVLKAGGVVVTTMPLLRAAEIAELHYISRPSVAVCDHRYLDELDAADTPGLAVLAYGGPGEHDLTRRSAAKDGEFTNVDTAADDVALIAFTSGTTGRPKATMHFHRDVLANADTFSRHVLKPQHDDVFTGTPPLAFTFGLGGLVVFPLHVGAATLLIEQAAPRQLADLVAEHGVTVLFTAPTAYRAIMAAGVVDRLAGLRRCVSAGEALPAAVWEEFHAATGLRIIDGIGATEMLHVFISAADDDIRPGSTGRPVPGYRAVVVNGEGDPVPDGQPGLLAVTGPTGCRYLSDPRQTTYVKDGWNLTGDTYIRDAEGYFWYVARSDDMIVSSGYNIAGPEVEKALASHPHVEECAVVGAPDDRRGMLVKAYVVLRPGVTDDDVTVKELQNHVKQTIAPYKYPRAVDFVTELPRTSNGKLQRGELRKQARTTAD
- a CDS encoding alpha/beta hydrolase: MTQSLPAELDTGWPPPPYLAPVPPVVGEDGIRRFHGVTYATTPGYRPRLLDVHLPAGDGPVPAVIWIHGGGWLEGDRRYPPPTVPVELLHDSVLGAGLALVSIDYRHSLEAPFPAQLHDVKAAIRYIRRFADTFGIDTSRIGVWGESAGGHLAALAGLTCPDSPNGEALEGSTGVHDEPSDVRAVVDWYGVSELNSLLAHPMPPSPAGTEYPNPFSALLGGSADQWPELARAASPVTYAQNGRTPPPFLLVHGTQDALVPYSQSEVLAGALKGAGGDVTLQPVDGADHIFLGAADITPIVTASTAFLARHLTG
- a CDS encoding MFS transporter; the protein is MSSLKLIRPRGPHAATKDPKQRGLMLLLLVANASMLAVYMGVGAVLLPTQIAAIDPANKVAVLGVVGGVSAVFATAFNPIAGALSDRTGRRNPWIIGGALASLAGLAFLGNVHTALLVGIGWCLVQATMNVYQAAVTAVVPDRIPAARRGTASALVGLALPIGGTVGVLIASQTADQLTMGYLVFGAIVAGAAALLTTFCRDVPRPAPAPAVPRREQFAAFLSALSHHDFRWAFIGRALMVLGYFSVVGYQLYILDDHIALPAGMNAAAAMAILTPVSMAAMAVSTVVGGMLSDRLDRRKVFVGVSAALAGLVMAVPVISPTWTGMLVFSALNGLAFGCFMAVDTALVTLVLPRAEDAARDMGVLNIANAGPQIIAPFVASAIVTALGGYTALFLVGGALSLVGALAILPIRSVR
- a CDS encoding ATP-binding protein; this encodes MQPLAGLALPLITRAVSAVGVVAFPPESVMVTVTARPVPVRSSVHWAPKPTTATVPRIRTCVRAVLEGWRISPTVADALLLVVSELVTNAVQYADAVTDRLRVTVTFGGGWLQLEVADGDPALPGAGAEVDPDSESGRGLMIVHLLVAEMCGEVAALPCGRGKAVRVRIPAS
- a CDS encoding acyl-CoA thioesterase yields the protein MEKGTTMDTSGPQSAASPANSRAEVTPQNLPSVVIERRVEWIDTDAAGHYHHSTVVRWVESAEAVLLRRLGLAHLFGSTPRVRFEADYRARLWFGETVRTELRVTKVGTSSLHYAFTVRGESEEAAATGRMVIAHAAARATGSVPWPDDVREVLTKAGPQTSELLTSG